The Candidatus Hydrogenedentota bacterium genome has a window encoding:
- a CDS encoding Gfo/Idh/MocA family oxidoreductase has translation MAKIGIMSFAHMHAYSYAASINALPEATLTAVWDDDPARGKAAAEQYGTKFIADLDSFLASDVQGVVVCSENVKHRAMVEAAAKAGKWILCEKPLATTVEDAKAMVDLCKKQGVGLGTAFPCRYITPIKAVKDDIAAGKYGKIYAAACTNNGSYPGGWFADPTWSGGGATMDHTVHVADLLRWILGKEIVKVYCENGKLIKPDIATDDVGSLHFEMEDGVKVSHIASWNRPKSFATWGDITLEFIGEKGNVSVDGFNQKLDVYSDDDMKGTWVGWGDNCDTGLVRDFAQSIDEHRDPAITGYDGLKAVEVTVAAHKSVASGKMVAV, from the coding sequence ATGGCCAAGATCGGAATCATGAGTTTCGCCCACATGCACGCCTACAGCTACGCGGCCAGCATCAACGCGTTGCCTGAAGCGACCCTGACCGCCGTGTGGGACGACGATCCGGCTCGCGGTAAGGCCGCCGCGGAGCAGTACGGTACGAAGTTCATCGCCGATCTCGATTCCTTCTTGGCTTCGGACGTGCAAGGTGTCGTTGTCTGTTCGGAGAACGTCAAGCATCGCGCCATGGTCGAAGCGGCCGCAAAGGCGGGCAAGTGGATCTTGTGCGAGAAGCCGCTCGCGACGACCGTTGAAGACGCGAAAGCGATGGTCGACTTGTGCAAGAAGCAGGGCGTCGGGCTCGGCACAGCCTTCCCCTGCCGCTACATCACCCCGATCAAGGCCGTGAAGGATGACATCGCCGCCGGCAAATACGGAAAGATCTATGCAGCCGCGTGCACGAACAACGGCAGCTATCCGGGTGGCTGGTTCGCCGATCCCACGTGGTCTGGCGGCGGCGCGACCATGGACCATACGGTCCACGTGGCGGATTTGTTGCGGTGGATTTTGGGCAAGGAGATCGTCAAGGTCTACTGCGAAAATGGCAAGCTCATCAAACCCGACATCGCGACCGACGACGTTGGCAGCCTGCACTTCGAGATGGAAGACGGCGTCAAGGTTTCGCATATCGCGAGTTGGAACCGCCCCAAGAGCTTCGCAACGTGGGGCGATATCACGCTGGAGTTCATCGGCGAAAAGGGCAATGTGTCTGTCGACGGTTTCAACCAGAAACTTGATGTATACAGCGATGACGACATGAAGGGCACGTGGGTTGGCTGGGGCGACAATTGCGACACGGGACTTGTGCGCGATTTCGCTCAATCCATCGACGAACACCGCGACCCTGCCATCACGGGATACGACGGACTGAAGGCCGTCGAAGTAACGGTCGCCGCGCACAAGTCGGTTGCATCGGGCAAAATGGTGGCCGTGTAA
- a CDS encoding phosphotransferase family protein, translating into MTAPLDRTAPVRHGEELNASALGHYLRQSVFGLDGDLIIEQFPSGHSNLTYLLRCGSRELVLRRPPFGSKVKSAHDMGREFDVLSRLSGAYPAAPKPLHFCDDESIIGAKFYVMERIEGVILRAAKPGDLETTPALVRKCCESFIANLADLHALDYRALGLDGLYRGEGYVQRQVTGWAKRYKDSQTDDIPDIEAVIEWLMRRIPQDTAAVLVHNDYKFDNIVLDPSDITRIIGVLDWEMATIGDPLADLGASLAYWIEPNDDAMKVVQCFLTTEPGALTRRQLAEAYAARTGRDISNILYYYVFALFKLAVIVQQIYYRYKQGLTHDPRFASMIFMVGILGQKAIASIESGNV; encoded by the coding sequence ATGACCGCTCCCCTCGACCGTACGGCCCCGGTCCGCCATGGCGAGGAGTTAAACGCGTCGGCGCTCGGACACTATCTCCGTCAATCCGTCTTCGGACTGGATGGCGATTTGATTATTGAACAATTCCCCAGCGGTCACTCGAACCTCACGTACTTGCTGCGGTGCGGATCGCGCGAGTTGGTTCTACGCCGCCCTCCGTTCGGCAGCAAAGTCAAGTCCGCCCACGACATGGGCCGCGAATTCGATGTCCTATCTCGTCTATCCGGCGCCTACCCTGCCGCGCCCAAGCCTTTGCACTTCTGCGACGACGAATCCATCATCGGCGCGAAGTTCTATGTCATGGAACGCATCGAAGGCGTCATCCTTCGCGCGGCAAAACCAGGCGACCTTGAGACAACGCCCGCGCTGGTGCGGAAGTGCTGCGAGTCGTTCATAGCCAATCTTGCGGATCTGCATGCGCTCGATTACCGTGCGCTCGGGTTGGATGGACTTTATCGAGGCGAAGGATATGTCCAACGCCAAGTTACCGGTTGGGCAAAGCGGTACAAGGATTCGCAGACCGACGACATCCCCGACATCGAAGCCGTTATTGAATGGTTGATGCGACGCATCCCCCAAGACACGGCCGCGGTCCTCGTCCACAACGACTACAAGTTCGATAACATCGTCCTGGATCCCAGCGACATCACTCGCATCATCGGAGTGCTTGATTGGGAAATGGCAACGATTGGCGATCCGCTCGCCGATCTCGGCGCATCCCTCGCGTACTGGATCGAACCAAACGACGATGCCATGAAGGTCGTCCAGTGCTTCCTGACCACCGAGCCCGGGGCACTCACGCGCCGTCAACTTGCCGAAGCCTACGCCGCGCGCACCGGACGCGATATCTCCAACATCCTCTATTACTACGTCTTTGCGCTCTTCAAACTCGCCGTCATCGTCCAACAGATCTACTACCGCTACAAACAGGGCCTCACCCACGACCCCCGTTTCGCTTCCATGATCTTCATGGTCGGCATCCTGGGCCAGAAGGCCATCGCGAGCATCGAATCGGGAAACGTGTAG
- a CDS encoding Gfo/Idh/MocA family oxidoreductase — MNLAIVGCGIMGRHHAPLAAQCGYRIVACGDTNKANAEALAKQYGAEATTDCLALCKRADVDVVAILTPTPAHVQYVIAAAEAGKQIFCEKPFCRTLDECAKAQSAADKAGVKLFVAHVVRYFQEFEAIRAQVLADKVGKVGFVKTSRGGVCPVGEGGWYRDYSQSGGVTMDTIIHDFDWYRYMFGDPERVFCQNIPEHLNKGIDYSVVTFRMQNGIIISTTGTWAQPSGFRVKVEICGEKGMIQFDSNDVPITAIMRDSGDGKAGLVIPGNPVAESPYLLEWQEFTAWLKGGATPRVSVDDGVWAVRMALGALESAKTGQPVTF, encoded by the coding sequence ATGAACCTTGCCATCGTCGGATGCGGAATCATGGGGCGGCACCACGCCCCGCTTGCGGCGCAGTGCGGTTATCGCATTGTGGCTTGCGGCGACACCAACAAAGCCAACGCCGAGGCGCTCGCCAAGCAATACGGCGCTGAAGCCACGACGGATTGCCTCGCGCTGTGCAAGCGCGCGGATGTGGATGTGGTCGCGATACTGACGCCGACGCCCGCCCACGTGCAGTACGTCATCGCCGCCGCGGAAGCGGGCAAGCAGATCTTCTGCGAGAAGCCGTTCTGCCGCACGCTCGACGAATGCGCCAAAGCTCAGTCCGCCGCGGATAAGGCCGGCGTAAAACTTTTCGTTGCGCACGTCGTCCGCTACTTCCAGGAATTCGAGGCGATCCGCGCGCAAGTCCTGGCGGACAAGGTCGGCAAGGTCGGTTTCGTGAAAACCAGCCGTGGCGGCGTGTGTCCTGTCGGCGAAGGCGGATGGTACCGCGACTATTCCCAAAGCGGCGGCGTCACCATGGACACCATCATTCACGATTTCGATTGGTACCGCTACATGTTCGGCGATCCTGAACGCGTCTTCTGCCAGAACATCCCCGAGCACTTGAACAAAGGGATTGACTACTCCGTCGTGACGTTCCGCATGCAGAACGGGATCATAATCAGCACGACCGGCACATGGGCGCAGCCTTCCGGGTTCCGTGTGAAGGTCGAGATTTGCGGCGAGAAGGGGATGATTCAGTTCGACAGCAACGATGTGCCCATCACGGCGATCATGCGCGATTCCGGCGACGGCAAAGCAGGCTTGGTTATCCCGGGCAATCCCGTCGCAGAGAGTCCGTATTTGCTGGAATGGCAGGAGTTCACCGCTTGGCTGAAAGGCGGCGCCACGCCGCGCGTGAGTGTTGACGACGGCGTTTGGGCCGTGCGCATGGCGCTTGGTGCGCTTGAATCGGCCAAGACGGGTCAACCGGTAACGTTTTAG
- a CDS encoding acyl-CoA dehydrogenase family protein, translating to MDFSISPKMQQFLAEVREFVTTRIVPLEDGYHGVGFKSLLPELNRVRDEVKQRGWWLPHIDKEHGGMGLSLVEHGMLSAELGRCTLAHYCFNCQAPDVGNMEVLLQFGSDEQKKTWLEPLLRGDIRSCFAMTEPEHAGSNPVWMSTTAVKDGDDYVINGHKWYTSSAEGASFAIVMAVTDPNQDPHFRASMILVPLDNPGYKFVRNISVMGDAGDDWASHAEVRFENCRVPQSNLLGGEGMGFAIAQERLGPGRIHHCMRWIGICERSFDIMCQYAVKRELAPGSPLGTRQMVQQWIAESRAEIDAARLMTLHAAWMIEQVGQKNARDEISTIKFFVANTLHRVVDRAVQALGGLGVSDDTPLSYYYRHERAARIYDGPDEVHKQSIAKRILRKYGITIGPGGRA from the coding sequence ATGGATTTTTCAATCTCGCCGAAGATGCAGCAATTCCTGGCCGAAGTCCGCGAATTCGTCACTACACGCATCGTCCCCCTTGAAGACGGATATCACGGCGTCGGCTTCAAATCGCTGCTGCCCGAACTCAACCGCGTGCGAGACGAGGTGAAGCAGCGCGGCTGGTGGCTTCCCCACATCGACAAGGAACACGGCGGAATGGGTCTGAGCCTTGTCGAACACGGTATGCTCAGCGCGGAGCTGGGCCGTTGCACGCTGGCCCACTATTGCTTCAATTGCCAGGCGCCCGACGTCGGCAACATGGAGGTCCTCCTCCAGTTCGGCTCGGACGAACAGAAGAAGACGTGGCTTGAACCGTTGTTGCGCGGCGACATCCGCAGTTGTTTCGCCATGACCGAGCCGGAGCACGCGGGCTCGAATCCCGTGTGGATGAGCACGACCGCCGTTAAAGACGGCGATGACTACGTCATCAACGGCCACAAATGGTACACGTCCTCTGCGGAAGGCGCGTCCTTCGCCATCGTCATGGCCGTCACCGATCCCAATCAAGACCCGCACTTTCGCGCGAGCATGATTCTCGTGCCCCTCGACAATCCCGGCTACAAGTTTGTCCGCAATATCTCGGTTATGGGTGATGCGGGCGACGATTGGGCCAGCCATGCCGAAGTCCGATTTGAGAACTGCCGAGTGCCGCAGTCGAACTTGTTGGGCGGTGAAGGCATGGGATTTGCCATTGCCCAAGAACGCCTCGGACCCGGCCGCATTCACCATTGCATGCGCTGGATCGGTATCTGCGAACGCAGCTTCGACATCATGTGCCAGTACGCCGTAAAGCGCGAGCTCGCTCCAGGTTCGCCCCTTGGCACCCGGCAGATGGTGCAGCAGTGGATCGCCGAGAGCCGCGCCGAGATCGACGCGGCCCGCCTCATGACCTTGCACGCGGCGTGGATGATCGAGCAGGTGGGACAGAAGAATGCCCGCGACGAAATCTCGACGATCAAGTTCTTCGTAGCCAATACGCTGCACCGCGTCGTGGATCGCGCCGTTCAGGCGCTCGGCGGACTGGGTGTCTCGGACGATACGCCGTTGTCGTATTACTATCGCCACGAACGCGCCGCGCGAATCTACGATGGTCCCGACGAAGTCCATAAACAATCCATCGCCAAGCGCATCCTCAGAAAGTACGGCATCACGATTGGCCCGGGGGGCCGCGCATGA